TTACCGTTGTATTCACCCACTTCATCTATAAATGGTTTAAACTTAGGATAAGGTAAATAAGCTGATAAGGTCCATTGCCAGCAATGATTAAATAAATGATTGATTTCATAAGTGTTAGTATGAGGCAATGGATGATAAGGGGAATTCGGTAAAACATCCGCTAGGTGGCTGTATCGTTTTGCTACAAACTCCCACTCTTGTTCTGTAGGCAAGCGATATCCTGCCCAGCGAGCATAGGCATCAGCTTCATAATAACTAATATGACATACCGGACTTTGCATATTAAGTGGCATACTGCCGTATAAAGTAAATTCATACCATTCACGATTTTTTTGATACCAGTATAGTGGCTTATTAACACCGCTCCGACAAATACACTCCCAACCATCAGCCAGCCAAAACTCGGGGTTTTGGTAACCCTTGTCTTCAATAAATGCTAAGTATTCATGATTCAATACCAGACGATTTGCCAAGGAAAATGGCTGTACCAATATTTCATGAGGTGGTTTTTCATTATCAAAACTAAAGCCTTTATCTTCATAACCGATGGTGGTTTTCCCTCCAGGAAACTCAATAAACTTCAACTCTGGACTGGTAAGTTTATGATTTATTTTCGGTAACTTAGTTTGATAACGTGGCAGTAGAGGATTCTGAAAAAAATTATATTTTAAATCGGTTAGTATCAACTCCTGGTGCTGTTGTTCATGATGAATACCAAGTGCCAATCTGAATAGTAACCACTCTCGCTGATGATCAGAAAGCTTACTGTTATGCTTAAGTAATGTTTTTATTTTTTCATCAACATGCTCTCGGTATCTGTAAACAGTATCTACAGTTGGTCTGGAAAGTAAATGTCGGTTTCGCCTGATAAAGGGCTTACCTATGCCGTTATAGTAGGAATTAAACAAATGATGAAAGGCTGGATGAAATGGTTTGAAGTTGTCTTCCAACTTGGCGAGGATAAAGGTTTCAAAAAACCAGGTTGTATGAGCTAAATGCCACTT
This genomic interval from Spartinivicinus ruber contains the following:
- the egtB gene encoding ergothioneine biosynthesis protein EgtB, yielding MTHRSAVVEKLDSYQEKYQSCRAHTWVLCEPLELDDYNLQAVVETSPVKWHLAHTTWFFETFILAKLEDNFKPFHPAFHHLFNSYYNGIGKPFIRRNRHLLSRPTVDTVYRYREHVDEKIKTLLKHNSKLSDHQREWLLFRLALGIHHEQQHQELILTDLKYNFFQNPLLPRYQTKLPKINHKLTSPELKFIEFPGGKTTIGYEDKGFSFDNEKPPHEILVQPFSLANRLVLNHEYLAFIEDKGYQNPEFWLADGWECICRSGVNKPLYWYQKNREWYEFTLYGSMPLNMQSPVCHISYYEADAYARWAGYRLPTEQEWEFVAKRYSHLADVLPNSPYHPLPHTNTYEINHLFNHCWQWTLSAYLPYPKFKPFIDEVGEYNGKFMCNQMVLRGGSCLTPHDHIRPSYRNFFYPKDRWQMTGIRLAN